In the Manis javanica isolate MJ-LG chromosome 12, MJ_LKY, whole genome shotgun sequence genome, one interval contains:
- the LOC140845171 gene encoding ral guanine nucleotide dissociation stimulator-like — MTYFGCQSYNGNILHLAPTVYKIFRKFDDVANFVISSCLGAPSMTAQDRAQVVEFWIRVAKECLDLKTFASLHAILLALQSPAVGRLKCTWGHVSWKSSRMRNRLMKEKWLNQKWLFTECSIVREIMTYKHMAKMHHLEPEEHFRSFFQAMETLDEQESYTLSCQLEAPGQRAGRKGLLFFRSRNI, encoded by the exons ATGACCTACTTTGGGTGCCAGTCATACAACGGAAACATTCTGCACCTGGCCCCCACCGTCTATAAGATCTTCAGAAAATTTGATGACGTGGCTAACTTcgtcatctcctcctgcctcggggccCCGAGCATgacggcccaggacagggcccaagtggtggagttctggatccggGTGGCCAAG GAGTGTCTGGACCTCAAGACTTTTGCATccctccatgccattctcttggccctgcagagccctgctgTGGGTCGTCTCAAATGCACTTGGGGACATGTTTCCTG gAAGAGCTCCAGGATGCGTAACAGGCTTATGAAGGAGAAGTGGCTTAACCAGAAGTGGCTCTTTACg gaatGTTCCATCGTACGTGAGATCATGACATACAAGCACATGGCCAAGATGCATCACCTGGAACCCGAGGAGCACTTCAGGTCCTTCTTCCAGGCCATGGAGACCCTGGATGAGCAGGagag ctacaccctgtcctgccagctggaggccCCAGGACAGAGGGCCGGCAGAAAGGGACTCTTGTTCTTCAGGTCCCGCAACATTTAA